Proteins found in one Macaca nemestrina isolate mMacNem1 chromosome 4, mMacNem.hap1, whole genome shotgun sequence genomic segment:
- the LOC105471439 gene encoding prothymosin alpha-like → PSSPHPVSEAAVDTGSEITTTDLQEKEVVEQAENGRDAAAIGNAKEENGEQEADNEVEEQEEEGGEEEEEEEEGDAEEEDGDEDEEAESATGQRAAEDDDDDVDTKQQKTHGDDQTAEKEKLNYKKKKKKKSRRDLFTLHFPSQNLDVVTFEQRGPPTAHRPPRAVPPADDTRSPPPNPNHENLQQRRKSPKLPRPCFFS, encoded by the coding sequence CCCTCGTCCCCCCACCCCGTGTCAGAGGCAGCCGTAGACACCGGCTCCGAAATCACCACCACGGACCTACAGGAGAAGGAAGTCGTGGAACAGGCGGAAAATGGAAGAGACGCCGCTGCTATCGGGAATGCTAAGGAGGAAAACGGGGAGCAGGAGGCTGACAATGAGGTAGAGGAACAAGAGGAAGaaggtggggaggaagaggaggaggaagaagaaggtgaCGCTGAGGAAGAGGATGGAGATGAAGACGAGGAAGCTGAGTCGGCCACGGGCCAGCGGGCAGCTGAGGATGATGATGACGACGTCGATACCAAGCAGCAGAAGACCCACGGGGATGACCAGACAGcagaaaaggaaaagttaaactacaaaaaaaaaaaaaaaaaaaaaagccgccGTGACCTGTTCACCCTCCACTTCCCGTCTCAGAATCTAGACGTGGTCACCTTCGAGCAGAGAGGCCCCCCCACCGCCCACCGCCCACCGCGGGCAGTGCCACCCGCAGACGACACACGCTCTCCACCACCCAACCCAAACCATGAGAATTTGCAACAGAGGAGGAAAAGCCCAAAACTTCCAAggccctgctttttttcttaa